One genomic segment of Microcella indica includes these proteins:
- the ctaC gene encoding aa3-type cytochrome oxidase subunit II, which yields MRSNRRLRLTAIPLAIVTTVALAGCTTQQTLGWLPTEPGTTNQVDRVIGLWVTSWIVLLAVGAITWGLIIWAAIVYRRRKGQTGLPVQLRYNMPIEIFYTVVPLILVLGFFAFTARDQAEIEAPLADPDVTIEVYGKRWAWDFNYITDDVFYQGIQAQETGPNNEIDVDALPTLYLPVDKKVEIKIESRDVIHSFWIIDFLYKKDMIPAKTNYWYFIPQKEGTYAGKCAELCGEYHSLMLFNVEVVSQEEYDAQMDVLRAQGNVGSVGEEFNTNANLPGTTGITEEE from the coding sequence GTGCGCTCCAACCGACGTCTTCGATTGACGGCCATACCGCTCGCGATCGTCACTACGGTCGCCCTCGCGGGCTGCACGACGCAGCAGACCCTCGGCTGGCTGCCGACCGAACCCGGCACGACCAACCAGGTCGACCGTGTCATCGGTCTCTGGGTCACGTCCTGGATCGTCCTCCTGGCCGTGGGCGCCATCACCTGGGGCCTCATCATCTGGGCGGCGATCGTCTATCGCCGCCGCAAGGGCCAGACCGGCCTGCCGGTGCAGCTGCGCTACAACATGCCGATCGAGATCTTCTACACGGTCGTGCCCCTCATCCTCGTCCTCGGCTTCTTCGCCTTCACCGCGCGCGACCAGGCCGAGATCGAAGCACCGCTCGCCGACCCCGACGTGACGATCGAGGTCTACGGCAAGCGCTGGGCATGGGACTTCAACTACATCACCGACGACGTCTTCTACCAGGGCATCCAGGCTCAGGAGACGGGCCCGAACAACGAGATCGACGTCGACGCGCTACCGACCCTGTACCTTCCCGTGGACAAGAAGGTCGAAATCAAGATCGAGTCGCGCGACGTCATCCACTCGTTCTGGATCATCGATTTCCTGTACAAGAAGGACATGATTCCCGCCAAGACCAATTACTGGTACTTCATCCCTCAGAAGGAGGGCACGTACGCGGGCAAATGCGCTGAGCTGTGCGGCGAGTACCACTCGCTCATGCTGTTCAACGTCGAGGTCGTCTCCCAGGAGGAGTACGACGCCCAGATGGACGTCCTGCGGGCTCAGGGCAACGTCGGCAGCGTCGGCGAAGAGTTCAACACCAACGCGAACCTGCCGGGCACGACCGGCATCACGGAAGAGGAGTAG
- a CDS encoding HesB/IscA family protein, with amino-acid sequence MTDTMTSTHGVSLTDAAAAKVRSLLEQEGRDDLRLRLAVQPGGCSGLIYQLYFDERMLDGDSRRDFDGVEVVVDKMSVPYLEGASIDFEDTIQKQGFTIDNPNAGGSCACGDSFH; translated from the coding sequence ATGACCGACACGATGACCAGCACGCACGGCGTCTCGCTCACCGACGCGGCCGCCGCGAAGGTCCGCTCGCTGCTCGAGCAGGAGGGTCGCGACGACCTCCGTCTGCGCCTCGCCGTGCAGCCCGGCGGCTGCTCGGGGCTCATCTACCAGCTGTACTTCGACGAGCGCATGCTCGACGGCGACAGCCGTCGTGACTTCGATGGTGTCGAGGTCGTCGTCGACAAGATGAGCGTCCCTTACCTCGAAGGCGCCTCGATCGACTTTGAAGACACGATCCAGAAGCAGGGCTTCACGATCGACAACCCGAACGCGGGCGGCAGCTGCGCGTGCGGAGACAGCTTCCACTGA
- a CDS encoding dipeptidase has translation MTSDARPARPSTPTEIRERLTDAVRDGLPAAIADLSRLVRIPSVSWDGFDPRHVQESAETVAALLTDLGVFDTVTIERAPLPGSGELGQPAVLARREPRGGRPTVMLYAHHDVQPPGEEGDWQSPPFEPTLRGDRLYARGAADDKAGVLAHVAAIRALLEVQGSDPDLGLVVFIEGEEEFGSRSFEAMLAAHRELLAADVIVVADSDNWTTTTPSLTIGLRGNTAFQLTVSTLGHASHSGMLGGAAPDAMLALVRVLASLHDDDGAVAVEGLTSHTQEVPPFTEVRLREDAALLEGVSSIGRGEILHRLWAQPAITVTGIDAPSVQNASNTLLPSVTVKISCRVAPGQSAREAFMAIERHIRARTPFGAHVTFSAVDLGNPFLVDTSGWAVDDVLTAMEEAWGETPQLTGVGGSIPFIAQLAQTFPEAQVLVTGVEDPETRAHSPNESLHLGVFHRAILTEALLLARLDGAVSLP, from the coding sequence ATGACCTCCGACGCTCGTCCTGCCCGCCCGTCGACCCCGACCGAGATCCGCGAGCGGCTCACGGATGCCGTGCGCGACGGACTCCCCGCGGCGATCGCCGACCTCTCGAGGCTCGTGCGCATCCCCTCGGTGTCGTGGGACGGCTTCGATCCCCGCCACGTCCAGGAGTCGGCGGAGACGGTCGCCGCGCTCCTGACCGATCTCGGCGTGTTCGACACGGTCACGATCGAGCGCGCTCCGCTGCCAGGCTCGGGTGAGTTGGGTCAGCCCGCGGTTCTCGCCCGCCGGGAGCCCCGAGGGGGTCGCCCGACCGTCATGCTCTACGCGCACCACGACGTGCAGCCCCCGGGGGAGGAGGGGGACTGGCAGTCGCCCCCCTTCGAGCCTACCCTGCGCGGTGACCGGCTCTACGCGCGCGGGGCCGCCGATGACAAGGCGGGCGTGCTCGCACACGTTGCCGCGATCCGCGCGCTCCTGGAGGTGCAGGGCTCTGACCCCGACCTCGGTCTCGTCGTCTTCATCGAGGGCGAGGAGGAGTTCGGGTCACGATCGTTCGAGGCGATGCTCGCCGCGCATCGAGAGCTCCTCGCGGCGGACGTCATCGTGGTCGCCGACTCCGACAACTGGACGACGACGACGCCTTCGCTCACCATCGGCCTGCGCGGCAACACGGCCTTCCAGCTTACCGTCTCCACCCTCGGCCATGCATCCCACTCGGGCATGCTCGGTGGCGCCGCGCCCGATGCGATGCTCGCCCTGGTGCGCGTGCTCGCGAGCCTTCACGACGATGATGGCGCCGTAGCGGTCGAGGGCCTCACCTCGCACACCCAGGAGGTGCCGCCCTTCACGGAGGTGCGTCTCCGTGAGGATGCGGCTCTTCTCGAGGGAGTCTCGTCGATCGGCCGCGGCGAGATCCTGCACCGGCTCTGGGCGCAACCCGCCATCACGGTGACGGGTATCGATGCGCCGAGTGTGCAGAACGCGTCCAACACCCTGCTGCCCTCGGTGACCGTCAAGATCAGCTGCCGCGTCGCGCCGGGCCAATCCGCGCGGGAAGCCTTCATGGCGATCGAGCGCCACATCCGAGCACGCACGCCGTTCGGGGCGCACGTGACGTTCTCGGCGGTCGATCTCGGCAACCCCTTCCTCGTCGACACCTCGGGCTGGGCCGTCGACGACGTGCTCACGGCCATGGAGGAGGCGTGGGGCGAGACGCCGCAGCTCACGGGCGTCGGCGGCTCGATCCCCTTCATCGCGCAGCTCGCGCAGACCTTCCCCGAGGCTCAGGTGCTCGTGACGGGCGTGGAGGATCCGGAGACGCGGGCGCACAGTCCCAACGAGTCGCTCCACCTCGGTGTGTTCCACCGGGCGATCCTCACTGAGGCTCTCCTGCTGGCGCGCCTGGACGGAGCCGTGAGTCTGCCGTAG
- a CDS encoding DUF3043 domain-containing protein: protein MAARDKTNAEPTGSEQASADAVEQNPGPASTSKGRPTPTRKEREAARKRPLVPDDRRQARKEARAKMNASRERARIGMAAGEERYLPQRDKGPQRKFVRDYVDARTSLGEFLIPVMFLVIIATFIPSLEAQTISILVLWGFFLVAIIDSVALSWLVKRKLTKKFGSAEKGVGFYAGMRALQLRVLRLPKPQVKRGEFPVV, encoded by the coding sequence GTGGCCGCCCGAGACAAGACGAACGCCGAACCCACCGGCTCCGAGCAGGCGAGCGCCGACGCCGTCGAGCAGAACCCTGGCCCAGCATCCACGAGCAAGGGCCGCCCCACACCGACGCGCAAGGAGCGCGAAGCCGCCCGCAAGCGACCCCTCGTGCCCGATGACCGCCGCCAGGCCCGCAAGGAGGCTCGGGCGAAGATGAACGCCTCGCGCGAGCGCGCCCGCATCGGCATGGCTGCCGGTGAGGAGCGCTACCTGCCCCAGCGCGACAAGGGGCCGCAGCGCAAGTTCGTGCGCGACTACGTGGACGCCCGAACGAGCCTCGGCGAGTTCCTCATCCCCGTCATGTTCCTCGTGATCATCGCGACCTTCATCCCCTCCCTCGAGGCGCAGACCATCTCGATCCTCGTGCTGTGGGGCTTCTTCCTCGTCGCCATCATCGATTCCGTCGCGCTCTCGTGGCTCGTCAAGCGGAAGCTGACGAAGAAGTTCGGCTCCGCCGAGAAGGGCGTGGGGTTCTACGCCGGCATGCGCGCACTGCAGTTGCGCGTGCTGCGCCTGCCGAAGCCCCAGGTCAAGCGCGGCGAGTTCCCCGTCGTCTAG
- a CDS encoding quinone-dependent dihydroorotate dehydrogenase, whose amino-acid sequence MRPARRRPERVTLYDLLFRGVLARLDPERAHGLAVAAIRAIPQLGLTRLLRRATRPDPSLAVDALGLRFDSPFGMAAGFDKDARSIRGLYALGFDHIEIGTVTAVPQEGNPRPRLFRLLADRAVINRMGFNNRGAAQAAERLRRERSRARRPVIGANLGKSRVVEVENALEDYRTSARLLAPVADYLAVNVSSPNTPGLRGLQARERLEPLLRCVLEEAGSTPVLVKIAPDLDDATIDELAHIAVQVGLAGIIATNSTIERTGLQSSPELVAEAGQGGLSGAPLAARSLAVLRRVRAAVPADFCVISVGGVDTAEDVAARLEAGATLVQGYTAFLYRGPLWARGITRGLARLRRPVAAERNSPA is encoded by the coding sequence ATGCGGCCCGCGCGGCGGAGGCCTGAACGCGTGACGCTCTACGACCTCCTGTTCCGCGGGGTGCTCGCACGACTCGACCCCGAGCGCGCTCACGGCCTCGCGGTGGCTGCGATCCGCGCCATCCCTCAGCTCGGTCTCACGCGACTCTTGCGCAGAGCCACGCGCCCCGACCCGTCTCTCGCGGTGGACGCGCTCGGGCTGCGCTTCGACTCCCCGTTCGGCATGGCTGCCGGATTCGATAAGGATGCGCGGAGCATCCGGGGCCTGTACGCACTCGGTTTCGACCACATCGAGATCGGCACCGTCACCGCGGTACCGCAGGAGGGCAATCCGCGCCCGCGGCTGTTCCGGCTGCTCGCCGATCGTGCCGTCATCAACCGCATGGGCTTCAACAATCGGGGTGCCGCGCAGGCGGCGGAGCGGTTGCGGCGGGAGCGATCGCGCGCTCGGCGACCCGTGATCGGCGCCAACCTCGGCAAGAGCCGCGTGGTGGAGGTCGAGAATGCGCTCGAGGACTACCGCACCTCCGCGCGCCTCCTGGCCCCCGTCGCCGACTACCTCGCCGTGAACGTGAGCTCGCCCAACACGCCGGGTCTGCGCGGGCTGCAAGCCCGCGAGCGACTCGAGCCCCTCCTGCGGTGCGTGCTCGAGGAGGCCGGGTCGACACCCGTCCTCGTGAAGATCGCCCCCGACCTCGACGACGCGACGATCGACGAGCTCGCGCATATCGCGGTGCAGGTGGGGCTCGCGGGCATCATCGCGACCAACTCGACCATCGAGCGCACCGGCCTGCAGTCGAGCCCCGAGCTGGTTGCCGAGGCGGGTCAGGGGGGGCTCAGCGGTGCGCCCCTCGCCGCTCGCTCGCTCGCCGTGCTACGGCGCGTGCGGGCCGCCGTTCCGGCCGATTTCTGCGTCATCTCGGTCGGCGGCGTCGACACGGCGGAGGATGTCGCGGCGCGCCTCGAAGCGGGCGCCACGCTCGTGCAGGGCTACACGGCCTTCCTCTACCGCGGGCCGCTGTGGGCCCGCGGCATCACGCGCGGCCTCGCACGGCTGCGCCGACCGGTCGCGGCCGAGCGGAACTCGCCGGCCTAG
- the nrdR gene encoding transcriptional regulator NrdR, producing the protein MHCPFCRHSDTRVIDSRTSDDGLAIRRRRQCPECGKRFSTTETASLTVTKRSGIAEPFSREKIVTGVRKACQGRPVTDADLALLAQRVEETLRATGASQLDANDIGLAILPSLRELDEVAYLRFASVYQAFENLDDFEEAIARLRREDAARAAEA; encoded by the coding sequence ATGCACTGCCCTTTCTGCCGGCACTCCGACACCCGTGTCATCGACTCGCGAACGAGCGACGACGGCTTGGCGATCCGCCGACGCCGGCAGTGCCCGGAGTGCGGCAAGCGCTTCAGCACGACCGAGACGGCAAGCCTCACGGTCACGAAGCGCAGCGGCATCGCCGAGCCCTTCTCGCGCGAGAAGATCGTGACCGGAGTGCGCAAGGCGTGCCAGGGTCGGCCCGTCACCGACGCCGACCTCGCCCTGCTCGCGCAGCGCGTGGAGGAGACGCTGCGCGCCACGGGCGCCTCCCAGCTCGACGCCAACGACATCGGCCTCGCGATCCTGCCCTCGCTGCGCGAGCTCGACGAGGTCGCCTACCTGCGGTTCGCGAGCGTCTACCAGGCCTTCGAGAACCTCGACGACTTCGAAGAGGCCATCGCGCGGCTGCGGCGCGAGGATGCGGCCCGCGCGGCGGAGGCCTGA
- the hisD gene encoding histidinol dehydrogenase → MMTTLDLRGRELSTAELLALVPRSTSDVGSAVDAVAAIIAEVRERGVDALLAQAERFDGVRPTSVRVPAAALASALESLDPGVRKALEVAIERVRVASAAQVPEQRITEVAPGARIVQRWQPVDRVGLYVPGGKAVYPSSVVMNVVAAQVAGVPSIALASPPQSAFGGSVHPTILAAAALLGVDEVYAMGGAGAIAALAYGVTEIGLEPVQVITGPGNLYVATAKRAVQGVVGIDSEAGPTEILIIADGSASPTLVVADLISQAEHDELAGSVLVTDDESLADAVRSALPAAVSATHHHDRVATALDGPQSAIVLVDDLAQAAAFSNAYAPEHLEVHVRDAGGILPLLTNAGAIFVGDHTPVSLGDYVAGSNHVLPTGGHARFSAGLSASTFLRPQQIVEYSRDALAEVAEHVLQLSAAEQLPAHGDAVRARFPDQN, encoded by the coding sequence ATGATGACGACTCTTGATCTGCGCGGCCGCGAGCTCTCGACCGCCGAGCTGCTGGCCCTCGTGCCGCGCTCGACGAGCGACGTGGGCTCCGCCGTCGACGCCGTCGCGGCGATCATCGCGGAGGTGCGCGAGAGGGGTGTGGATGCTCTCCTCGCGCAGGCGGAGCGCTTCGACGGCGTGCGACCGACCTCGGTGCGCGTGCCCGCCGCAGCGCTCGCGAGCGCCCTCGAGTCGCTAGACCCCGGCGTGCGGAAGGCGCTCGAGGTGGCGATCGAGCGGGTGCGCGTCGCGTCGGCGGCGCAGGTGCCCGAGCAGCGCATCACCGAGGTCGCCCCGGGTGCTCGCATCGTGCAGCGCTGGCAGCCCGTCGATCGCGTGGGCCTCTACGTGCCCGGCGGCAAGGCCGTCTACCCCTCGAGCGTCGTCATGAACGTCGTGGCCGCGCAGGTCGCGGGCGTGCCCTCGATCGCGCTCGCCTCGCCGCCGCAGTCCGCCTTCGGCGGTTCCGTGCACCCGACGATCCTCGCGGCCGCCGCTCTGCTCGGCGTGGACGAGGTCTACGCGATGGGCGGCGCTGGCGCGATCGCGGCGCTCGCCTACGGGGTCACCGAGATCGGCCTCGAGCCGGTGCAGGTCATCACCGGGCCCGGAAACCTCTACGTGGCGACGGCCAAGCGAGCTGTGCAGGGCGTCGTCGGCATCGACTCCGAGGCGGGCCCGACCGAGATCCTCATCATCGCGGACGGGAGCGCATCGCCGACGCTCGTCGTCGCCGACCTCATCAGCCAGGCCGAGCACGACGAGCTCGCCGGCAGCGTTCTCGTGACCGACGACGAGTCGCTCGCCGACGCCGTTCGGAGCGCGCTCCCGGCAGCTGTCTCCGCCACGCATCACCACGACCGGGTCGCGACGGCTCTCGACGGCCCCCAGTCGGCGATCGTGCTCGTCGACGACCTGGCGCAGGCGGCCGCGTTCAGCAACGCCTACGCGCCCGAGCACCTCGAGGTGCACGTGCGCGATGCCGGGGGCATCCTGCCGCTGCTCACGAACGCTGGTGCCATCTTCGTCGGCGACCACACGCCGGTGAGTCTCGGCGACTACGTCGCAGGCTCCAACCACGTCCTGCCGACAGGCGGGCACGCGCGGTTCTCCGCGGGGCTCAGCGCGTCGACGTTCCTGCGTCCGCAGCAGATCGTCGAGTACTCCCGTGACGCTCTCGCCGAGGTCGCCGAGCACGTGCTCCAGCTGAGCGCCGCCGAGCAGCTGCCCGCGCACGGGGATGCCGTGCGGGCGCGATTCCCCGATCAGAACTGA
- a CDS encoding flavin reductase family protein, protein MTETTDTADSTGFDAFAQAFRRHAAGVAAITALDASGRPVGFTATSLASLAAAPPLATFNLARIASSWPAVEQTDHVIIHMLGARNKGLAQKLAADHDERFIGDHWAPGPLGLPLLQDVTAWMLGRIVARVPVEANAMIAVQILEGALGEPDEALLYHEREYRTPGDPA, encoded by the coding sequence ATGACTGAGACGACCGATACCGCCGACAGCACGGGCTTCGACGCCTTCGCGCAGGCATTCCGGCGCCACGCCGCCGGTGTCGCCGCGATCACCGCGCTCGATGCGAGCGGACGCCCGGTCGGGTTCACGGCGACCTCGCTCGCCTCCCTCGCCGCCGCTCCGCCGCTCGCCACCTTCAACTTGGCGCGCATCGCGAGCTCCTGGCCGGCAGTCGAGCAGACCGACCACGTCATCATCCACATGCTGGGTGCCCGCAACAAGGGTCTCGCCCAGAAGCTCGCCGCCGACCACGACGAGCGCTTCATCGGCGATCATTGGGCGCCCGGCCCCCTGGGCCTCCCCCTCCTGCAGGACGTGACGGCGTGGATGCTCGGGCGCATCGTCGCCCGCGTGCCCGTCGAGGCGAACGCCATGATCGCCGTGCAGATCCTGGAGGGAGCGCTCGGCGAGCCCGACGAGGCCCTGCTCTACCACGAGCGCGAATACCGCACGCCGGGCGACCCCGCGTAG
- the dnaE gene encoding DNA polymerase III subunit alpha, whose amino-acid sequence MTPRADSFVHLHVHSEYSMLDGAARVAPLVAEAAQQGMPALAVTDHGNMFGAFDFWRTATEAGVKPIIGTEAYLTPGTHRTDKTRVRWGNGGEDDVSGAGAYTHITLLAETTEGMHNLFRMSSLASIEGYYFKPRMDRDLLTRYSKGVIATTGCPSSEVQTRLRLGQYEKAVEAAAEFRDIFGRDSYFVEIMDHGLGIERRVMGDLIRLAKDLGLPLVATNDLHYTHAGDASSHAALLCVQSGSTLDDPNRFKFDADEFYLKTPAQMRELFRDHPEACDSTLLIAERVDTRFDTGANYMPRFPVPEGESEDSWFVKEVDAGLAQRYPGGIPDEVRARADYEIGIIAQMGFAGYFLVVADFITWSKENGIRVGPGRGSGAGSMAAYALRITDLDPIQHGLLFERFLNPDRVSMPDFDVDFDDRRRGEVIRYVTQKYGDERVAQIVTYGTIKAKQALKDSSRVLGFPFGMGEKLTKAMPPSVMGKDMPLSGIFDKNDDRYKEANDFRAVIETDAEARRVFDTALGLENLKRQWGVHAAGVIMSSEPLIDIIPIMKREQDGQIVTQFDYPACESLGLIKMDFLGLRNLTIIDDALDNIESNRGERLVLEDLALDDPGAYELLARGDTLGVFQLDGGPMRSLLRQMKPDNFEDISAVLALYRPGPMGADSHTNYALRKNGRQPITPIHPELAEPLEEVLGTTYGLIVYQEQVMAIAQKLAGYTLAQADLLRRAMGKKKKSELDKQYEGFEAGMAANGYSAEATKTLWEILVPFSDYAFNKAHSAAYGVVSYWTAYLKAHYPAEYMAALLTSVGDSRDKLAIYLNECRRMGITVLPPDVNESIGFFAAVDDDIRFGLGAVRNVGHNVVDGIRRAREEKGRFTGFYDFLKKVPGPVANKRAIESLIKAGAFDSLGSTRRALVEIHESAVEAAVKEKRAEEAGDIGFDFDSLFEEADQSSEHVPDRPEWAKKDKLAFEREMLGLYVSDHPLAGLEQQLARLAGTSIAELNENPPADGEQVTIAGLITSVQHKVARQSGNPYATVVVEDFGGDVSVMFLGKTHQEFGARLASDTIVVIRGRVNHRDDGVSLHANSLQLPDLGLPTDTGPLVLTLREARATVDVLSELDSVLGRHRGGTEVRLRLLRDDTARVFELPHRVDPSAGFFGEVKSLLGPRALA is encoded by the coding sequence GTGACCCCTCGAGCCGACTCGTTCGTCCACCTTCACGTGCACAGCGAGTACTCGATGCTGGACGGCGCAGCGCGTGTCGCCCCCCTCGTGGCCGAGGCGGCGCAGCAGGGCATGCCCGCTCTCGCGGTCACCGACCACGGCAACATGTTCGGCGCATTCGACTTCTGGCGCACCGCGACCGAGGCGGGCGTGAAGCCGATCATCGGCACGGAGGCGTATCTCACGCCGGGCACGCACCGCACCGACAAGACGCGCGTGCGCTGGGGCAACGGTGGCGAGGACGACGTCTCGGGAGCGGGTGCCTATACGCACATCACGCTCCTCGCCGAGACCACGGAGGGCATGCACAACCTCTTCCGCATGTCGTCCCTCGCCTCGATCGAGGGCTACTACTTCAAGCCGCGGATGGATCGCGACCTCCTCACCCGCTACAGCAAGGGCGTCATCGCGACGACGGGCTGCCCCAGCAGCGAGGTGCAAACCCGCCTCCGCCTCGGTCAGTACGAGAAGGCCGTCGAGGCCGCGGCTGAGTTTCGCGACATCTTCGGACGCGACAGCTACTTCGTCGAGATCATGGATCACGGGCTCGGCATCGAGCGTCGCGTCATGGGTGACCTGATCCGCCTCGCGAAGGACCTCGGGCTGCCGCTCGTGGCCACCAATGATCTGCATTACACGCACGCGGGCGACGCGAGCTCGCACGCCGCTCTGCTGTGCGTGCAGTCGGGAAGCACCCTCGACGACCCCAATCGCTTCAAGTTCGACGCAGACGAGTTCTACCTCAAGACGCCGGCGCAGATGCGCGAGCTCTTCCGCGACCACCCCGAGGCCTGCGACAGCACCCTCCTCATCGCCGAGCGCGTCGACACGCGCTTCGACACGGGCGCGAACTACATGCCGAGGTTCCCCGTTCCGGAGGGCGAGTCTGAGGACTCCTGGTTCGTGAAGGAGGTCGACGCGGGGCTCGCGCAGCGCTATCCCGGGGGCATCCCCGACGAGGTCAGGGCGCGCGCCGACTACGAGATCGGCATCATCGCGCAGATGGGATTCGCCGGCTACTTCCTCGTCGTCGCCGACTTCATCACGTGGTCGAAGGAGAACGGCATCCGCGTCGGCCCGGGTCGCGGTTCCGGCGCAGGGTCGATGGCGGCCTACGCGCTGCGTATCACCGATCTCGACCCCATCCAGCACGGGCTCCTGTTCGAGCGCTTCCTCAACCCCGACCGCGTCTCGATGCCGGACTTCGACGTCGACTTCGACGACCGCCGACGCGGCGAGGTCATCCGCTACGTGACGCAGAAGTACGGAGACGAGCGCGTCGCCCAGATCGTCACATACGGCACGATCAAGGCGAAGCAGGCGCTCAAGGACTCCTCGCGCGTGCTCGGGTTCCCCTTCGGCATGGGCGAGAAGCTCACGAAGGCCATGCCGCCGAGCGTCATGGGCAAAGACATGCCGCTCTCGGGAATCTTCGACAAGAACGACGATCGCTACAAGGAGGCGAACGACTTCCGTGCCGTGATCGAGACCGACGCCGAGGCGCGACGCGTGTTCGACACGGCGCTCGGGCTCGAGAACCTCAAGAGGCAGTGGGGCGTCCATGCCGCCGGCGTGATCATGTCGAGCGAGCCGCTCATCGACATCATCCCCATCATGAAGCGCGAGCAGGACGGCCAGATCGTCACGCAGTTCGACTACCCGGCGTGCGAGTCTCTCGGGCTCATCAAGATGGACTTCCTGGGGCTGCGCAACCTCACGATCATCGACGACGCGCTCGACAACATCGAGAGCAACCGCGGCGAGCGCCTCGTGCTGGAGGACCTCGCCCTCGACGACCCAGGTGCGTACGAGCTGCTGGCGCGGGGAGACACACTCGGCGTCTTCCAGCTCGACGGCGGGCCGATGCGCTCGCTCCTGCGGCAGATGAAGCCTGACAACTTCGAAGACATCTCCGCTGTCCTGGCGCTCTACCGGCCAGGGCCAATGGGGGCCGACTCCCACACGAACTACGCGCTGCGCAAGAACGGCCGACAGCCGATCACGCCGATCCACCCGGAGCTCGCCGAGCCCCTCGAGGAGGTGCTCGGCACGACCTACGGCCTCATCGTCTACCAGGAGCAGGTCATGGCAATCGCGCAGAAGCTTGCGGGCTACACGCTCGCGCAAGCCGATCTGCTGCGTCGCGCCATGGGCAAGAAGAAGAAGTCGGAGCTCGACAAGCAGTACGAGGGCTTCGAGGCGGGCATGGCCGCCAACGGGTACTCGGCGGAGGCGACGAAGACCCTGTGGGAGATCCTCGTCCCGTTCTCCGACTACGCCTTCAACAAGGCCCACTCCGCCGCCTATGGTGTCGTGTCCTACTGGACGGCGTACCTCAAGGCGCACTACCCGGCGGAGTACATGGCGGCCCTGCTGACGAGTGTCGGCGACTCGCGCGACAAGCTCGCGATCTACCTCAACGAGTGCCGCCGCATGGGCATCACGGTGCTGCCGCCCGACGTCAACGAATCGATCGGCTTCTTCGCGGCCGTCGACGACGACATCCGCTTCGGACTCGGCGCCGTGCGCAACGTCGGCCACAACGTTGTGGACGGCATCCGCCGGGCGCGCGAGGAGAAGGGGCGCTTCACCGGCTTCTACGACTTCCTCAAGAAGGTTCCGGGCCCGGTCGCCAACAAGCGCGCGATCGAGTCGCTCATCAAGGCGGGCGCGTTCGACTCCCTCGGGTCGACCCGTCGCGCTCTCGTGGAGATCCATGAGAGTGCTGTCGAGGCCGCCGTGAAGGAGAAGCGCGCGGAAGAGGCCGGCGACATCGGCTTCGACTTCGACTCGCTCTTCGAGGAGGCGGACCAGTCCTCCGAGCACGTACCCGACCGACCGGAGTGGGCCAAGAAGGACAAGCTGGCGTTCGAGCGCGAGATGCTGGGCCTCTACGTCTCGGATCATCCCCTCGCGGGGCTCGAGCAGCAGCTCGCGCGCCTCGCCGGAACGAGCATCGCCGAGCTCAACGAGAACCCGCCGGCGGACGGCGAGCAGGTGACGATCGCGGGCCTCATCACGAGCGTGCAGCACAAGGTGGCGCGGCAGTCGGGCAACCCGTACGCGACCGTCGTCGTGGAGGACTTCGGCGGGGACGTCTCGGTGATGTTCCTCGGCAAGACGCACCAGGAGTTCGGTGCTCGGCTCGCCTCTGACACGATCGTCGTGATCCGCGGCCGCGTGAACCATCGGGACGACGGCGTCTCCTTGCACGCGAACTCGCTGCAGCTGCCCGATCTGGGTCTGCCGACCGACACGGGCCCGCTCGTGCTCACCCTGCGTGAGGCGCGGGCGACGGTGGACGTGCTGAGCGAGCTGGACTCGGTGCTCGGCCGCCACCGCGGCGGCACCGAGGTGCGGCTGCGCCTGCTGCGGGACGACACGGCGCGAGTGTTCGAGCTGCCGCACCGCGTCGATCCGAGCGCGGGCTTCTTCGGCGAGGTCAAGAGCCTTCTCGGCCCTCGCGCCCTCGCCTGA